From Mesobacillus boroniphilus, the proteins below share one genomic window:
- a CDS encoding MBL fold metallo-hydrolase — MMLYILLILAGIVVIAYAVLNYYPAFGGKHSNEKRAIYAQSPQYRNGKFENQLQTGWDTSFSSMISMMMDFLKGNPERRPRAAVPMVSFSPKVNRDSAAKVTWFGHSAFLLEIEGKTILFDPMFGKAPTPFPVRNQRYSMELPFRIEELPVIDAVVFSHDHYDHLDFGSIMKLKGKVKQYITPLGVGAHLERWGIPSENIQEHDWWNEFTFEGLKLACTPARHFSGRGITDRNSTLWCSWVIIGRDTKVYFSGDGGYGPHFKEIGEKYGPFDLTLMECGQYDARWAAIHMLPEETVQAHQDVKGKLLIPVHWGAFTLSLHAWHDPVERAVRAAEESGVEIATPRIGETVSVGSLEIPNLSWWRMNEVRHL; from the coding sequence ATGATGCTATATATATTATTGATTTTAGCGGGGATTGTCGTGATTGCTTATGCTGTCCTGAATTACTACCCAGCTTTTGGGGGAAAGCATTCCAATGAAAAGAGGGCTATCTACGCCCAATCCCCGCAATATAGAAACGGCAAGTTTGAAAATCAGCTTCAGACAGGATGGGATACTAGCTTCAGCTCGATGATATCAATGATGATGGACTTTTTAAAGGGCAATCCAGAGAGAAGGCCACGTGCCGCCGTTCCAATGGTTTCATTCTCTCCAAAAGTTAATCGAGATTCAGCAGCCAAGGTCACCTGGTTTGGTCACTCCGCTTTCCTGCTGGAGATCGAGGGCAAGACGATTTTATTCGACCCGATGTTCGGGAAGGCTCCTACACCATTTCCGGTAAGGAACCAGCGCTACAGCATGGAGCTGCCTTTTAGGATAGAAGAACTGCCAGTTATAGATGCGGTTGTATTTTCACACGACCATTATGATCACCTTGATTTTGGTTCGATCATGAAACTGAAGGGGAAGGTAAAGCAATATATAACCCCTCTTGGAGTTGGGGCACATCTGGAACGTTGGGGAATACCTTCTGAAAATATCCAGGAACATGATTGGTGGAATGAGTTCACCTTCGAAGGGCTTAAGCTTGCCTGTACCCCGGCCCGCCATTTTTCTGGGCGAGGAATTACCGACCGAAATTCCACACTTTGGTGCTCATGGGTCATCATTGGCCGGGATACAAAAGTTTATTTCAGCGGCGATGGCGGCTACGGACCTCATTTTAAAGAAATAGGCGAGAAATATGGTCCATTTGATTTAACCCTTATGGAATGCGGCCAGTATGATGCTCGCTGGGCAGCTATTCATATGCTGCCAGAAGAAACGGTTCAAGCCCATCAAGATGTGAAAGGAAAGCTGTTAATACCTGTCCATTGGGGAGCATTCACATTGTCGCTTCATGCCTGGCATGATCCGGTTGAGAGGGCGGTCCGGGCAGCGGAAGAATCAGGGGTCGAAATTGCCACGCCGAGGATTGGGGAGACGGTAAGTGTTGGTTCTCTAGAAATTCCAAATTTATCCTGGTGGCGGATGAATGAAGTGAGACATTTATAA
- a CDS encoding YhgE/Pip domain-containing protein — MRTKQILFAALALMIFLPSFLNYAAAAEAEGRVTSKDEVVYATLKANGELDDIYVVNTLEVAKAGEIIDFGQYSSVKNLTDLSELNQNGQAVQIDAPEGKFYYQGNMEDNAELPWDIEITYLLDGREVEASELAGKEGHVEIKIDTAANENADAVYFENYLLQISFMLSNNYQNIEASGGMVANAGKNKQITFTVMPGQEESLSAEADVEDFEFNGIDIAAVPSTLPIDTSEMESMTDDMSALSDAISELNNGVADLKKGVSHLNGGSASLRDGSAQYKNGINQLDGSSSELTGASRSIGDALKKISASLSGDSAQMDMTSLSELPGHLTQLANGLNQAADGLITLRDNYAMAYGALDGAIKEIPAHQLSEDEITGLLSSGADTNVVNKLVESYKAAQKVKGTYAQVQEAFAAVDPTLNQVSGSVKEMSGSLTAIANELSASLEDMDTSALGELQKGLAALSSNYGEFHTGLVGYTKGVSKLSSSYSELHSGIAGLAGGTSELNNGVGELHNGTSELHQETKDLPEQMQQEINEMIKEYDKSDFEPVSFVSAKNEKVTSVQFVIKTEAIEKEEQETKKAEPEKKKGFWDLLLELF, encoded by the coding sequence ATGAGAACAAAACAAATACTGTTTGCTGCGCTCGCTTTGATGATCTTCTTGCCTTCATTTCTTAATTATGCTGCTGCGGCAGAAGCGGAAGGCAGAGTCACTTCTAAGGATGAAGTGGTGTATGCTACGTTAAAAGCCAATGGAGAACTTGATGATATTTATGTCGTCAATACTTTGGAAGTAGCGAAGGCTGGAGAAATTATTGATTTTGGGCAGTATAGCAGCGTCAAAAACCTGACTGATCTGTCCGAACTGAATCAAAACGGGCAGGCAGTCCAAATCGATGCCCCTGAAGGAAAGTTTTATTATCAGGGGAACATGGAAGACAATGCTGAATTGCCATGGGATATAGAGATTACCTATTTGCTTGATGGACGTGAGGTTGAAGCGTCTGAGCTTGCGGGAAAAGAAGGCCATGTAGAAATCAAAATCGATACTGCAGCGAATGAAAATGCAGATGCAGTCTATTTTGAGAATTACTTATTGCAAATCTCCTTCATGCTCTCGAATAATTATCAAAACATTGAAGCGTCTGGCGGCATGGTAGCAAATGCCGGAAAGAACAAACAAATTACTTTTACAGTCATGCCTGGGCAAGAGGAGAGCCTTAGTGCCGAAGCAGATGTCGAGGATTTTGAATTCAATGGCATTGATATTGCAGCGGTACCATCTACACTGCCAATCGATACTTCAGAGATGGAAAGCATGACGGATGACATGTCGGCATTATCAGATGCAATCAGTGAATTGAATAATGGGGTTGCTGACCTGAAAAAGGGTGTTTCCCATTTGAATGGAGGATCAGCAAGCCTTCGTGATGGTTCTGCACAATATAAAAATGGAATCAATCAGCTGGACGGTTCTTCATCTGAATTAACAGGAGCATCACGTTCCATTGGCGATGCATTGAAAAAAATCAGCGCATCACTATCAGGGGATTCTGCCCAGATGGACATGACGAGCCTGAGTGAACTGCCGGGTCATCTGACACAGCTAGCAAATGGCCTGAATCAAGCAGCAGATGGACTAATAACTTTGCGTGATAATTACGCGATGGCATATGGAGCATTGGATGGTGCAATCAAGGAAATCCCCGCTCATCAGCTTTCCGAGGATGAAATAACTGGATTACTTAGCAGCGGTGCTGATACAAATGTAGTCAATAAACTGGTTGAGTCCTATAAGGCAGCTCAGAAAGTAAAGGGAACATATGCGCAAGTACAAGAAGCTTTTGCAGCCGTGGACCCTACGTTGAACCAGGTCAGTGGATCAGTAAAAGAAATGAGCGGGTCGCTTACAGCAATTGCCAACGAACTTTCCGCATCACTTGAGGATATGGATACGAGTGCACTAGGCGAATTGCAGAAAGGTCTTGCAGCTTTGTCATCCAATTATGGAGAGTTCCATACCGGTTTGGTAGGTTACACAAAAGGAGTAAGCAAGCTTTCCTCTTCTTACAGTGAGCTGCACTCAGGAATCGCTGGATTGGCGGGAGGCACAAGCGAATTAAATAATGGGGTCGGCGAACTCCATAACGGAACAAGTGAGTTGCATCAGGAAACGAAAGATCTGCCTGAGCAAATGCAACAGGAAATCAATGAGATGATCAAGGAATATGACAAATCTGACTTTGAGCCAGTATCCTTTGTTTCCGCTAAAAATGAAAAGGTCACTTCCGTACAATTTGTAATAAAAACGGAAGCTATTGAAAAAGAAGAACAAGAAACGAAGAAAGCAGAGCCTGAGAAAAAGAAAGGCTTTTGGGATCTGTTGTTAGAGTTGTTTTAA
- a CDS encoding DJ-1/PfpI family protein, translating into MIDAFSFELGKVKSKDVQQQVVEMLCNIDTFLAEQAAVNLGAEKPASKPAEVTLTSPALSQMNTVKLPNTRKVAILADNGFNGAEVSGLMEKLKKNAIMAEIVSKNLGMIKGDDGTELEVQHTLLTSSSVLFDALYVAGGQESVDSLKQKKEAAYFVDEAFSHFKAVGAGKEAAEMLAAAGSKLETAPGVVVFGDSEEVADDSEKFIEAITAHRHWNRMIQ; encoded by the coding sequence ATGATCGATGCCTTCAGTTTTGAACTCGGAAAAGTAAAAAGCAAGGATGTACAGCAGCAGGTGGTCGAGATGCTCTGCAATATTGATACCTTCCTGGCTGAACAGGCAGCTGTAAACTTAGGGGCTGAAAAGCCTGCAAGCAAACCAGCGGAAGTTACCCTGACTTCACCTGCTTTGAGCCAGATGAATACAGTGAAATTGCCGAATACAAGGAAGGTTGCAATCCTTGCTGACAATGGCTTCAATGGAGCGGAAGTTTCAGGTTTGATGGAAAAGTTGAAAAAGAACGCCATCATGGCTGAAATCGTCAGCAAGAATCTTGGTATGATCAAGGGAGATGACGGTACAGAGCTTGAGGTACAGCACACACTTCTTACAAGCAGTTCTGTTCTATTTGATGCTTTATATGTCGCTGGAGGACAGGAAAGCGTCGACAGCCTGAAGCAGAAGAAAGAAGCTGCCTACTTTGTCGATGAGGCCTTCAGCCATTTTAAAGCCGTCGGAGCTGGAAAAGAAGCGGCTGAAATGCTGGCTGCAGCAGGAAGCAAACTCGAAACTGCACCTGGTGTTGTCGTATTCGGTGACAGCGAAGAAGTAGCAGACGACAGTGAGAAATTCATTGAGGCGATTACCGCCCACCGTCATTGGAACCGAATGATTCAATAA
- a CDS encoding oxidoreductase: MAGKTALIAGATGLIGKELLQFLLNSNEYDKVIAIVRRPVELDHTKLDERVVDFEQLEQSKEIFAVDDVFCCLGTTIKKAKTKEAMWKIDVDYPVEIARLASSQGARKFLLVSSMNADSNSPIFYSKMKGKLEEEIKQIPFETTAIFRPSLLLGNREEFRLGERAAAAIFTKVPFLFAGPLKKFKAIEGRTVASAMYRVAQKNIQGVTVYPSEQIHEIGG; the protein is encoded by the coding sequence TTGGCGGGAAAAACAGCTTTGATTGCCGGAGCAACCGGTTTGATTGGAAAGGAACTGCTGCAGTTTTTATTAAATTCGAATGAATATGATAAGGTCATCGCGATTGTGAGGAGGCCGGTGGAGCTTGACCATACTAAGCTCGATGAAAGAGTTGTGGATTTTGAGCAACTCGAACAATCCAAAGAGATTTTTGCCGTGGACGATGTATTCTGCTGTCTGGGCACAACAATCAAAAAGGCCAAAACAAAGGAAGCGATGTGGAAAATAGATGTTGATTATCCAGTGGAGATTGCCCGGTTAGCCAGTTCTCAGGGAGCAAGGAAGTTTCTGCTCGTCAGCTCGATGAATGCCGACTCAAATTCTCCGATTTTTTATTCGAAAATGAAAGGAAAGCTTGAAGAAGAAATCAAGCAGATCCCATTTGAAACAACAGCCATTTTCCGCCCATCCCTTTTGCTTGGAAATCGGGAAGAATTCAGGCTTGGGGAGAGAGCGGCAGCTGCTATTTTTACAAAAGTGCCTTTTCTTTTTGCCGGGCCGTTAAAAAAATTTAAAGCGATCGAAGGAAGAACTGTGGCTTCGGCTATGTATCGCGTTGCCCAGAAAAACATTCAAGGGGTAACTGTCTATCCTTCTGAACAAATACATGAAATTGGCGGCTGA
- a CDS encoding ferritin: MISDKLVNGLVEQMNYEFYSAHAYMAMAAYCSAENLDGFANFFLVQAEEERFHAMKFYNFINDMGERVTFDGFHAPSNDFESVLDVFEKGLGHEKEVTRRIYNLADIALDEREHATMTFLKWFIEEQVEEEALFDSLIQKLRRIDQDSNAFFMLENELAQRSFTAPE; the protein is encoded by the coding sequence ATGATTAGTGATAAGCTGGTAAATGGATTGGTTGAACAAATGAATTATGAGTTTTATTCTGCGCACGCGTACATGGCAATGGCTGCGTATTGCTCAGCGGAGAATTTGGATGGTTTTGCGAATTTCTTTTTGGTACAAGCTGAGGAAGAACGGTTCCATGCGATGAAATTTTACAACTTCATTAACGATATGGGTGAGCGCGTGACATTCGATGGATTCCACGCACCATCAAACGACTTCGAGTCTGTTCTTGATGTTTTTGAAAAAGGACTTGGGCACGAAAAGGAAGTAACGCGCCGCATCTACAATCTTGCGGATATCGCACTTGATGAGCGCGAACACGCAACCATGACATTCCTGAAATGGTTCATCGAGGAACAGGTAGAAGAAGAAGCCCTGTTCGACAGCCTGATCCAAAAGCTGCGCCGCATAGACCAGGACAGCAACGCATTCTTCATGCTCGAAAATGAACTCGCACAGCGTTCATTCACAGCACCTGAGTGA
- a CDS encoding FMN-binding glutamate synthase family protein, which translates to MGLTDLLVIGLFIFIALIILVPVVLFIYLYIKDDKQKQHSILRNFPVIGKVRYFTEHIGPELRQYLFDADNEGKPFSRKEYQDVVKAGKYKERLIGFGSLKDFEAEGFYIRNTLFPKLTDEMKVDNAKKIKTRVYKIDGEGLFTRKEHNEAKLADPYYLQDDDAVVLGEHTCRYPFRVKGQVGQSAMSYGALGEKAIQAMSKGLGLAGGTWMNSGEGGLSDHHLAGNPDIMMQIGPDLFGVRKPNGEFSWEEFKKKSEMPQVKAFEIKLAQGAKTRGGHVEGEKVSEEIAKIRLVEVGKTINSPNRFYEFSDVPSMFDWIEELRSVGGKPVGIKIVVGDMDALENMISYMKESGKGPDFITVDGGEGGTGATYQELADTVGLPINSALPVVDEMLRQYGIRDRVKLIASGKLITPDKIAIALAMGADLVNIARGMMISVGCIMAQVCHTNTCPAGVATTDKKLQDGLVVDEKMYRVANYIVSLREGLYNLAAAAGVDSPTQFERKHIVHKDELGRVSPVEDLIIAARRAQLQKERQVD; encoded by the coding sequence ATGGGTTTAACGGATCTTCTAGTGATTGGCCTGTTTATTTTCATAGCTTTAATCATTCTGGTGCCGGTCGTGCTATTTATCTATTTATATATTAAAGACGACAAGCAAAAGCAGCATTCTATATTAAGGAACTTCCCCGTAATCGGGAAAGTTCGTTATTTTACAGAGCATATCGGGCCGGAGCTAAGACAGTATTTGTTTGATGCTGACAATGAAGGGAAACCTTTTTCGCGCAAGGAATACCAGGATGTCGTTAAAGCAGGCAAGTATAAAGAAAGATTAATAGGTTTCGGGTCATTAAAGGATTTCGAGGCGGAAGGCTTTTACATCAGAAATACGCTTTTTCCTAAGTTGACTGATGAAATGAAGGTAGATAATGCGAAAAAAATAAAAACAAGAGTGTACAAGATTGATGGAGAGGGCCTCTTCACAAGGAAAGAACATAACGAGGCAAAATTGGCTGACCCATATTATTTGCAGGATGATGACGCTGTCGTGCTTGGTGAACATACTTGCCGCTATCCATTTAGAGTAAAAGGGCAGGTAGGCCAATCGGCAATGAGCTATGGTGCACTTGGCGAGAAAGCGATCCAGGCAATGTCAAAAGGGCTCGGACTGGCTGGCGGAACGTGGATGAATTCGGGGGAAGGCGGGTTATCTGATCATCATCTCGCCGGAAATCCCGATATAATGATGCAAATCGGTCCTGATTTATTTGGTGTCCGTAAGCCGAACGGAGAGTTTTCATGGGAGGAGTTCAAGAAGAAAAGTGAAATGCCTCAGGTAAAAGCTTTTGAAATCAAGCTGGCACAGGGGGCGAAAACACGCGGAGGCCATGTAGAAGGGGAAAAGGTTAGCGAAGAAATCGCTAAAATCCGTCTTGTTGAAGTCGGGAAGACAATTAACAGTCCAAACCGATTCTATGAATTCAGCGATGTCCCATCCATGTTTGATTGGATTGAAGAATTGCGTTCGGTTGGCGGCAAGCCAGTAGGCATCAAAATCGTCGTCGGTGATATGGATGCGCTCGAAAACATGATATCCTACATGAAAGAAAGCGGGAAAGGCCCAGATTTCATCACAGTAGACGGCGGGGAAGGCGGTACAGGAGCAACCTACCAGGAGCTGGCGGATACGGTTGGACTTCCGATTAATTCTGCCCTTCCAGTCGTCGATGAAATGCTAAGGCAATACGGAATAAGAGACAGAGTGAAGCTGATTGCTTCAGGGAAATTGATCACTCCTGATAAAATCGCGATCGCGTTGGCAATGGGAGCAGACCTCGTGAATATTGCGCGCGGAATGATGATCAGCGTCGGCTGCATCATGGCTCAGGTATGCCACACGAATACATGCCCGGCGGGTGTAGCGACCACGGATAAGAAACTTCAGGATGGGCTGGTTGTGGATGAAAAAATGTACCGGGTCGCCAACTATATTGTGTCGCTCCGAGAGGGCCTTTATAATCTGGCAGCCGCAGCAGGAGTCGACAGCCCAACGCAATTCGAACGAAAACATATTGTCCATAAAGATGAACTTGGACGCGTGTCTCCGGTGGAAGACTTGATTATTGCTGCGAGAAGAGCACAATTGCAAAAGGAACGGCAGGTAGACTAA
- a CDS encoding NAD(P)H-binding protein, translating to MKVIVFGAHSSVGEHVVSKLMKKGYTSCAVIGNENQTELLKNRGATDVVVYEEHLLTSLFHGYDAAIYLTGINPKGQSGKTVMVDHQSVIETVKEAEKQGVQRFVMMSAIMANETADDESREIGAKEMPDELLRQANLTYTVVQPGALTDKPGDGKISAAITLDSKELEISREDLAEVLVMSLEVESAFNKTFEVAEGDTVVSKALASL from the coding sequence ATGAAAGTTATCGTCTTCGGTGCACACAGCAGTGTCGGGGAGCATGTGGTCAGCAAGCTTATGAAAAAGGGATATACATCCTGCGCGGTCATCGGCAATGAGAACCAAACCGAACTCTTGAAAAACCGTGGGGCCACTGATGTGGTTGTCTATGAAGAGCACTTGCTCACGTCTTTGTTCCATGGTTATGATGCGGCAATTTATCTGACAGGGATTAATCCAAAAGGCCAATCTGGAAAAACGGTCATGGTTGACCACCAATCGGTGATCGAAACTGTTAAAGAAGCTGAAAAACAGGGAGTTCAGCGTTTTGTCATGATGAGCGCAATCATGGCTAATGAAACGGCAGACGATGAAAGCCGGGAAATAGGGGCAAAAGAGATGCCTGATGAATTACTGAGGCAGGCAAACCTGACCTACACTGTCGTGCAGCCAGGAGCTTTGACAGATAAACCTGGTGATGGAAAAATTTCAGCTGCAATCACGCTGGATTCAAAAGAGCTTGAGATTTCACGGGAGGACCTGGCAGAAGTACTGGTCATGTCGCTTGAAGTGGAATCAGCCTTTAACAAAACGTTCGAGGTAGCAGAAGGAGATACGGTTGTATCCAAAGCACTTGCTTCATTATAG
- a CDS encoding efflux RND transporter permease subunit — protein sequence MISIAEKIIKHKKAVVIAFALIALISTVAQFFVSVNYNMVDYLPDDAQSTRALEIMEKEFTAEVPDTRVMVRDISLQEAITYKEQLSAIDGVGEVIWLDDVVDLKTPLEMADKETIENYYKDGNALFSISVRSGDEVAITDAIYELIGEDGAIAGEAINTASSQKMAGTESMYAAILLVPIIIFILVISTTSWIEPLFFLTAIGVSVLINLGTNIFIGEVSFVTQSVAPILQLAVSLDYAVFLLHSFSDYRKKTKDPEEAMMLAMKKSFPAITASAATTFFGFIALTFMKFEIGSDLGINLVKGIILSFISVMVFLPAMTLLFYKWMDKTKHKNFVPSFSGIGNFVVKLKIPSLLLVFAILVPSFLAQSNTAFTYGLGEQPETTRAGSDFTEIKAAFGETTPIVLLVPTGDRAKETELVQELENLDYVTSVIAYVNMVGSVIPPEYLDESITNEFYSENYSRIIINTNQGTEGDIPFSIVQNVNESAERYYGDKALSLGESVTLYDIKNVVNKDNIVVNVLTVVTIAIVLLATFKSISIPIVLLITIQSAVWINLSIPYFTSSSLVFVGYLIISTVQLAATVDYAILLTEAYQHNRQEMSAKKAIMKTLDEKTFSISISAAILSSVGFILWMTSSNPIVGSIGLLLGRGALLAFVMVVFFLPAMLLVFDKFIKKTTYKANFYEEK from the coding sequence ATGATAAGCATTGCTGAAAAAATCATAAAACATAAAAAGGCTGTTGTGATCGCATTTGCATTAATTGCACTAATTTCAACTGTGGCGCAATTTTTTGTGTCGGTCAATTATAATATGGTGGATTACCTGCCGGATGATGCCCAATCAACAAGGGCATTGGAAATCATGGAAAAGGAATTTACCGCTGAAGTACCCGATACGAGGGTCATGGTAAGGGATATATCCTTACAGGAAGCAATCACCTATAAAGAACAATTGTCAGCCATTGATGGGGTAGGAGAGGTCATCTGGCTGGATGATGTGGTTGATTTGAAAACACCACTTGAAATGGCAGATAAAGAGACGATAGAAAACTATTACAAAGACGGAAACGCACTGTTCTCGATCAGCGTCCGCTCTGGTGATGAGGTAGCGATTACCGATGCGATTTATGAATTGATTGGTGAAGACGGAGCGATTGCCGGTGAAGCCATTAACACAGCGTCTTCACAAAAAATGGCTGGTACGGAATCAATGTATGCTGCCATCTTGCTCGTTCCAATCATTATATTCATTCTCGTCATCTCAACTACGTCATGGATAGAGCCGTTGTTTTTCCTGACGGCAATTGGCGTTTCGGTACTGATTAACCTGGGAACGAACATCTTTATCGGAGAGGTTTCCTTCGTAACTCAATCGGTTGCCCCGATTTTGCAGCTGGCGGTTTCACTCGATTATGCCGTCTTCCTGCTTCACAGTTTCTCCGATTATAGGAAAAAAACGAAGGATCCGGAAGAAGCGATGATGCTTGCGATGAAAAAGTCATTCCCGGCGATTACGGCCAGTGCTGCGACAACCTTTTTTGGGTTCATCGCCCTGACGTTCATGAAATTCGAAATTGGCTCAGACCTGGGCATCAATCTCGTTAAAGGAATTATCCTGAGCTTCATCAGTGTCATGGTGTTTTTACCGGCGATGACCCTGCTGTTCTATAAATGGATGGATAAAACAAAGCATAAAAACTTTGTGCCAAGCTTTTCAGGTATTGGAAACTTTGTGGTGAAGCTAAAAATCCCAAGTCTGCTGCTGGTATTTGCGATTCTCGTTCCAAGCTTTTTGGCGCAAAGTAACACTGCCTTTACCTACGGCCTTGGCGAACAACCGGAGACTACTCGTGCAGGCAGTGATTTTACAGAGATTAAAGCAGCGTTTGGAGAGACGACTCCGATTGTTCTTCTTGTTCCAACAGGAGACCGGGCAAAGGAGACAGAGCTCGTCCAGGAGCTGGAAAACCTTGATTATGTCACAAGTGTAATCGCTTATGTCAATATGGTGGGCTCGGTCATTCCGCCTGAGTACCTGGATGAATCGATCACGAACGAATTTTATTCGGAAAATTACAGCCGTATTATCATCAACACAAATCAGGGAACAGAAGGGGATATTCCTTTTTCAATCGTTCAAAATGTAAATGAATCGGCTGAGAGATATTATGGCGACAAGGCATTGAGCTTAGGGGAAAGCGTAACATTGTATGATATTAAGAATGTCGTGAACAAGGATAACATTGTTGTGAACGTGTTGACGGTTGTAACAATTGCGATTGTCCTGCTGGCAACCTTTAAATCGATTTCGATTCCGATTGTACTGCTGATCACGATTCAATCAGCCGTCTGGATCAATCTGTCGATTCCGTATTTCACCAGCTCTTCACTTGTGTTTGTCGGATATTTAATCATCAGTACGGTACAGCTGGCGGCAACAGTCGACTATGCGATTCTGCTGACTGAAGCTTACCAGCATAACCGCCAGGAAATGTCCGCAAAAAAAGCAATCATGAAAACATTGGATGAAAAGACGTTCTCCATTTCGATATCTGCGGCGATATTATCAAGCGTTGGGTTCATTTTATGGATGACATCTTCCAATCCGATTGTTGGATCCATCGGCCTGCTATTAGGCAGAGGGGCATTGCTTGCCTTTGTAATGGTCGTGTTCTTCTTGCCGGCCATGCTGCTGGTATTTGATAAATTCATTAAAAAGACGACCTATAAAGCAAATTTTTATGAGGAGAAATGA